A window of Blastomonas sp. SL216 contains these coding sequences:
- a CDS encoding acyl-CoA thioesterase, with the protein MSEPTGSLTAGREPVLRVVPAPADINSNGHIFGGWVLAQMDIAGGIVAGREVQGPCATVAIETMQFLAPILLRDIISIYGEVERVGRTSIAIRLDVIATRGRGAEEVRVTSGLFTFVALDENHRPRAIVREAPLV; encoded by the coding sequence ATGTCTGAACCCACTGGATCGCTGACTGCGGGCCGCGAGCCCGTGCTGCGCGTGGTGCCTGCCCCTGCGGACATCAATTCCAACGGCCATATTTTCGGCGGCTGGGTGCTGGCGCAGATGGATATCGCAGGCGGCATCGTCGCCGGGCGCGAAGTGCAGGGGCCGTGCGCCACCGTCGCCATCGAGACGATGCAGTTCCTCGCGCCGATCCTGCTGCGCGACATCATCTCGATCTATGGCGAGGTCGAGCGCGTCGGGCGTACCTCGATCGCGATCCGGCTCGACGTCATCGCCACGCGCGGACGCGGCGCGGAGGAAGTGCGCGTGACCAGCGGGCTGTTCACCTTTGTGGCATTGGACGAGAACCACCGTCCGCGCGCGATCGTTCGGGAAGCGCCGTTGGTCTGA
- the hemH gene encoding ferrochelatase encodes MVPPPEHPPILKPRVGVLLINLGTPAAPTTKAVRDYLGEFLSDKRVVEIPAIVWQPLLRGVILNTRPQKSAAAYAEVWTDQGSPLAVYSRRQAEALKTRLGDAVLTDYAMRYGQPSIESRIKAMKDAGCDRILLAPLYPQYSGATTGTANDKAFEVLQAMRWQPAIRTLPAYHDDPAHIDALKRNIEHAIASLDFEPEEIVTSFHGMPLRTLHLGDPYHCQCRKTARLLSEAMGRNLIVSFQSRFGRAKWLEPATDATLEALGRKGVKRIAIVAPGFSVDCLETLEELAMQGREQFEHAGGEKFAYLPCLNASAEGMDMLETLVRRELAGWV; translated from the coding sequence ATGGTCCCGCCGCCCGAGCATCCGCCGATCCTGAAGCCCAGGGTCGGCGTGCTGCTGATCAACCTGGGCACGCCCGCCGCGCCGACGACCAAGGCGGTGCGCGATTATCTGGGCGAATTCCTCTCGGACAAGCGCGTGGTGGAAATCCCCGCCATCGTCTGGCAGCCGCTGCTGCGCGGCGTCATCCTCAACACCCGCCCGCAGAAATCCGCCGCCGCCTATGCCGAGGTTTGGACCGACCAGGGCTCCCCGCTCGCGGTCTATTCGCGCCGTCAGGCCGAAGCGCTCAAGACCCGGCTGGGCGATGCGGTGCTGACCGACTATGCGATGCGCTATGGCCAGCCGTCGATCGAATCGCGGATCAAGGCGATGAAGGACGCGGGGTGCGACCGCATCCTGCTCGCCCCGCTCTATCCGCAATATTCGGGCGCGACCACCGGCACCGCCAACGACAAGGCGTTCGAGGTGCTGCAGGCGATGCGCTGGCAGCCGGCCATCCGCACGCTTCCCGCCTATCATGACGATCCGGCGCATATCGACGCGCTCAAGCGCAATATCGAGCATGCCATCGCCTCGCTCGATTTCGAGCCCGAAGAGATCGTCACCAGCTTTCACGGCATGCCGCTGCGCACGCTGCATCTGGGCGATCCCTATCACTGCCAGTGCCGCAAGACCGCCCGCCTGCTGAGCGAGGCGATGGGGCGCAACCTGATCGTCTCGTTCCAGTCGCGCTTCGGCCGCGCCAAATGGCTCGAGCCCGCGACCGACGCGACGCTCGAGGCCTTGGGGCGAAAGGGCGTCAAGCGCATCGCCATCGTCGCGCCGGGCTTTTCGGTCGATTGCCTGGAGACGCTGGAGGAGCTGGCGATGCAGGGGCGCGAACAGTTCGAGCATGCCGGCGGCGAGAAATTCGCCTATCTTCCGTGCCTCAATGCGAGCGCCGAGGGCATGGACATGCTCGAGACGCTGGTGCGGCGGGAACTCGCAGGCTGGGTTTGA
- a CDS encoding Mrp/NBP35 family ATP-binding protein, with product MTAERRPPRLIVVGSGKGGVGKSTFSANLAVALHRAGRKVGLVDADIYGPSQPRLFDCEDQKPTARDQKLVPVPNDFGVPILSMGHLVQPGQAIAWRGPMAGNALGQLIDAHWGDITDIIVDLPPGTGDVQLSMLQKHKPAGAVIVSTPQDLALMDAVRAISLFEQGSVPIIGLIENMAGYVCPHCGELSDPFGIGGAEAAAKSMNLPFLGRVPLDMAIRKSSDAGVPPASGEGLIADSFGAIAARISTWIDNRFGTAG from the coding sequence ATGACCGCCGAACGCCGCCCGCCGCGGCTGATCGTCGTCGGCAGCGGCAAGGGCGGGGTGGGCAAGTCCACCTTCTCGGCCAATCTGGCGGTGGCGCTGCACCGGGCCGGGCGCAAGGTCGGGCTGGTCGATGCCGATATCTACGGCCCCAGCCAGCCGCGCCTGTTCGATTGCGAGGACCAGAAGCCGACCGCGCGCGACCAGAAGCTGGTGCCGGTGCCCAATGATTTCGGCGTGCCGATCCTGTCGATGGGCCATCTGGTCCAGCCGGGTCAGGCAATCGCGTGGCGCGGCCCGATGGCGGGCAATGCGCTGGGCCAGCTGATCGATGCACATTGGGGCGACATTACCGACATCATCGTCGATCTGCCGCCGGGCACCGGCGATGTGCAGCTTTCGATGCTGCAGAAGCACAAGCCGGCAGGCGCGGTGATCGTTTCCACCCCGCAGGACCTGGCGCTGATGGACGCGGTCCGCGCGATCAGCCTGTTCGAACAGGGCAGCGTCCCGATCATCGGCCTGATCGAGAACATGGCAGGCTATGTCTGCCCGCATTGCGGCGAACTGTCCGACCCGTTCGGCATCGGCGGCGCGGAAGCGGCGGCCAAGTCGATGAACCTGCCGTTCCTGGGCCGGGTGCCGCTCGACATGGCGATCCGCAAGTCATCGGATGCCGGCGTGCCCCCGGCTTCGGGCGAGGGGTTGATCGCGGATTCGTTCGGCGCGATCGCGGCCCGCATTTCGACCTGGATCGACAACCGCTTCGGCACGGCGGGCTGA
- a CDS encoding DUF853 family protein, whose translation MSDIFLGLGGGERQMLVLARANRHGMVAGATGTGKTVTLQGIAESFSAEGVPVFVADVKGDLAGIAMPGSPTHKAHDKLVARAAEIGLEGFAYSDNPAVFWDLYGEQGHPIRTTISEMGPLLLARLMGLNETQEGVLNIAFRFADEQGLLLLDLADLQSVLAYTAENASELSARFGNVTKASVGTIQRQLLQLESQGAAQFFGEPALEIDDFLRCDDQGRGYINVLAADKLMQSPKLYATFLLWLLSELFETLPEVGDPEKPKLVFFFDEAHLLFDDVPEALEEKIEQVVRLIRSKGVGVYFITQNPIDIPEKVAGQLGNRVQHALRAFTPRDQKAIKAAADTFRINPELDVETAITELKTGEALVSTLLEDGSPSITQRTLIKPPRSRLGPLTPKERAIIQSVSPHDGKYDTRVERESAMEVLAQKAADAAAVAEEVEAKGKEEVAKQPRKTTSIWAKAGNAAAGAAAASAGAVIAGAIRGKKSSARPVASAATAAAGEVATEIGKAFGFPGLGRFARNLLGGLMR comes from the coding sequence ATGTCCGATATCTTTCTAGGCCTTGGCGGGGGCGAGCGGCAGATGCTGGTGCTGGCCCGTGCCAACCGGCATGGCATGGTCGCAGGCGCGACCGGCACCGGCAAGACGGTGACGCTGCAGGGCATTGCCGAAAGCTTCTCTGCCGAGGGCGTTCCCGTCTTTGTCGCCGATGTGAAGGGCGACCTGGCAGGCATCGCCATGCCCGGTTCGCCCACGCACAAGGCGCACGACAAGCTGGTCGCGCGCGCGGCCGAAATCGGGCTGGAAGGCTTTGCCTATTCGGACAATCCGGCAGTCTTCTGGGACCTTTATGGCGAGCAAGGCCATCCCATCCGCACCACGATCAGCGAAATGGGGCCGCTGCTGCTCGCGCGGCTGATGGGATTGAACGAAACGCAGGAAGGCGTGCTCAACATCGCCTTCCGCTTTGCCGACGAACAGGGGCTGTTGCTGCTCGATCTGGCCGACCTGCAATCGGTGCTCGCCTATACCGCCGAAAATGCCAGCGAGTTGTCCGCGCGCTTCGGCAATGTCACCAAGGCCAGCGTCGGCACCATCCAGCGCCAGCTGCTCCAGCTCGAAAGCCAGGGCGCCGCGCAGTTCTTCGGCGAACCCGCGCTCGAGATCGACGATTTCCTGCGCTGCGACGATCAGGGCCGCGGCTATATCAACGTGCTGGCCGCCGACAAGCTGATGCAGAGCCCCAAGCTTTACGCCACCTTCCTGCTGTGGCTGCTGTCCGAACTGTTCGAGACGCTGCCCGAAGTCGGCGATCCGGAAAAACCCAAGCTCGTCTTCTTTTTCGACGAGGCGCATCTGCTGTTCGATGACGTGCCGGAGGCGCTGGAGGAAAAGATCGAGCAGGTCGTCCGCCTGATCCGCTCCAAGGGCGTGGGCGTCTATTTCATCACCCAGAACCCCATCGACATCCCCGAAAAGGTCGCAGGTCAGCTCGGCAACCGGGTGCAGCACGCGCTGCGCGCCTTCACCCCGCGCGACCAGAAGGCGATCAAGGCGGCAGCGGACACCTTCCGCATCAACCCCGAACTCGATGTCGAAACCGCGATCACCGAACTGAAGACCGGTGAGGCCTTGGTCTCGACGCTGCTCGAGGACGGGTCTCCCTCGATCACGCAGCGCACGCTGATCAAGCCGCCGCGTTCGCGCCTCGGCCCTCTGACCCCCAAGGAGCGCGCGATCATCCAGTCGGTCTCACCGCATGACGGCAAGTACGACACCCGGGTAGAACGCGAATCGGCCATGGAAGTGCTGGCGCAAAAGGCCGCCGATGCCGCTGCCGTGGCCGAAGAGGTCGAGGCCAAGGGCAAGGAAGAGGTCGCCAAGCAGCCGCGCAAGACGACATCGATCTGGGCCAAGGCCGGCAATGCGGCAGCTGGCGCGGCGGCGGCATCGGCCGGTGCGGTGATCGCGGGGGCGATTCGCGGCAAGAAGAGCAGCGCGCGCCCCGTCGCATCGGCGGCCACAGCCGCAGCGGGCGAAGTCGCGACCGAGATCGGCAAGGCGTTTGGCTTTCCGGGCCTGGGCCGTTTCGCGCGGAATTTGCTGGGCGGGCTGATGCGCTGA
- a CDS encoding CBS domain-containing protein → MTIAHILSARDGSVHHCTCDATVRDAANLLAEKRIGALPIVRDGEVVGIFSERDLVYRLHSDGPGILDQPVEQAMTAPAITVTPDTQVMSALSLMTRRRIRHLPVVEGTTLIGFVSIGDLVKYRIDKIESEAAALRDYIQSV, encoded by the coding sequence ATGACGATTGCCCATATTCTTTCCGCCCGCGATGGAAGCGTCCATCATTGCACCTGCGATGCGACCGTGCGCGATGCCGCCAATCTGCTGGCGGAAAAGCGCATCGGCGCGCTGCCGATCGTGCGCGATGGCGAGGTGGTGGGGATCTTTTCGGAGCGCGACCTGGTCTATCGGCTGCATTCGGACGGGCCCGGCATCCTCGACCAGCCGGTCGAACAGGCGATGACCGCCCCTGCCATCACCGTGACGCCCGACACCCAGGTCATGTCCGCGCTGTCGCTGATGACCCGGCGGCGCATCCGCCACCTGCCGGTGGTCGAGGGCACGACGCTGATCGGCTTCGTGTCGATCGGCGATCTGGTCAAATATCGCATCGACAAGATCGAAAGCGAGGCGGCGGCGCTCAGGGATTATATCCAGAGCGTTTGA
- a CDS encoding molybdopterin-dependent oxidoreductase, with the protein MAMITRRGLLITAAAGTGLTVAWALWPRRYDNPPGMDGKEAAFGAFLRIASNGTVIVSNPHCEMGQGVGTVLAQIVAEELGADWRTIALEPAPPAPVFANARLASEWVPLLLPPALGLQPDGNDILIRRWAAMRDFVVTAGDTEITAYEASYRAAAATARALLCQAAADRWGAAVEETDTRDGFVVWGNEKLRFAELAAEAVGYPVPDPAPLRTSLPGNVRAEPIGDAPPFARLDLPAKVDGSATFAGDVRLPDMVYAAIRQGPVGAVRLESVSRKPAHGVTGLIDVITGDDWVAAAATSWWGADKAVRLLRPRFAHIGGRLSGDEIAERLDKALDGPDKGGRTGYRLFARGEEDAGFAAGKGIAARYSIAAAPHATLETGAVTARFADNRLELWVASQAPQVARRRAAAALGIPAAQVQIYPMPAGGSFDRRLDDDLVAPAAILARDLRRPVQLMRSRMEETARDPVRTPAAARVAALTDAQANIRALSVKIACPPSAREFAQRLFNDAHGTDAIDSTSGEADRMAVAGAMVPYDIPNLAVDHYPVRIDVPTGRWRGNSATYGVFVTETFIDELAARARREPLSYRVQMLGQNIRLANCLTRVAGLAEWDGGLDNSGQGVACASWNNAHIAVIASASRASDGPDGSAGRGGFRVERLSAVVDAGRIINHDIALQQIEGGMIFGLAMAMGCATGWTDGYPDARALRDLSLPLLADIPEIRVDLIESQEPPAGLGEIGVPAVAPAIANALASATGLRLRQLPLLSGGL; encoded by the coding sequence ATGGCGATGATCACGCGGCGCGGGCTGCTGATCACGGCGGCGGCGGGCACCGGGCTGACCGTCGCCTGGGCGCTCTGGCCGCGCCGATACGACAATCCGCCGGGCATGGACGGCAAGGAAGCGGCGTTCGGCGCGTTCCTGCGCATCGCATCCAACGGCACGGTGATCGTGAGCAACCCGCATTGCGAAATGGGGCAGGGCGTCGGCACGGTGCTTGCGCAGATCGTGGCGGAAGAGCTGGGCGCGGACTGGCGCACCATCGCGCTTGAACCCGCACCGCCCGCGCCGGTCTTTGCCAACGCCCGGCTGGCGAGCGAATGGGTGCCGCTGCTGCTGCCCCCCGCGCTGGGGCTGCAGCCCGACGGCAATGATATCCTCATCCGCCGCTGGGCCGCGATGCGCGATTTCGTGGTGACCGCAGGCGATACCGAGATCACGGCCTATGAAGCCAGCTATCGCGCCGCCGCCGCTACTGCCCGCGCGCTGCTGTGCCAGGCCGCGGCCGATCGCTGGGGCGCGGCGGTGGAAGAGACCGACACGCGCGACGGCTTTGTCGTCTGGGGCAACGAGAAGCTGCGCTTTGCCGAACTCGCGGCCGAGGCGGTCGGCTATCCGGTGCCCGATCCTGCACCCCTGCGCACCAGCCTGCCCGGCAATGTCCGGGCCGAGCCGATCGGCGATGCGCCGCCCTTTGCGCGGCTCGACCTGCCCGCCAAGGTCGATGGCAGCGCGACCTTTGCCGGCGATGTCCGGCTGCCCGACATGGTCTATGCCGCGATCCGCCAGGGCCCGGTTGGCGCGGTGCGGCTGGAAAGCGTCAGCCGCAAGCCGGCACACGGCGTCACCGGGCTGATCGATGTGATCACGGGCGATGACTGGGTGGCGGCAGCGGCGACGAGCTGGTGGGGGGCGGACAAGGCGGTGCGGCTGTTGCGCCCGCGCTTTGCTCATATCGGCGGCCGTTTGAGCGGCGACGAGATTGCCGAGCGGCTCGACAAGGCGCTGGATGGCCCGGACAAGGGCGGGCGCACTGGCTATCGCCTGTTCGCACGCGGCGAGGAGGACGCAGGCTTTGCTGCGGGCAAGGGTATCGCCGCACGCTATTCGATCGCTGCTGCGCCGCATGCCACGCTGGAAACCGGGGCGGTGACCGCGCGTTTTGCCGACAACCGGCTCGAGCTGTGGGTGGCGAGCCAGGCCCCGCAGGTCGCGCGCCGCCGTGCCGCCGCTGCGCTCGGCATTCCTGCTGCACAGGTGCAGATCTATCCGATGCCGGCAGGCGGATCGTTCGACCGGCGGCTGGATGACGATCTGGTGGCGCCTGCAGCGATCCTGGCGCGCGATCTGCGCCGCCCGGTGCAGCTGATGCGCTCGCGCATGGAAGAGACCGCTCGCGATCCGGTGCGCACGCCCGCTGCCGCGCGCGTCGCCGCGCTCACCGACGCACAGGCGAATATCCGGGCCTTGTCGGTCAAGATTGCCTGCCCGCCCAGCGCGCGCGAATTCGCGCAGCGGCTGTTCAACGATGCGCACGGCACCGATGCCATCGATTCGACCAGCGGTGAGGCGGACCGGATGGCGGTGGCAGGCGCGATGGTGCCCTATGACATCCCGAACCTGGCGGTCGATCATTATCCTGTCCGGATCGACGTGCCCACCGGGCGCTGGCGCGGCAATTCGGCGACCTATGGCGTGTTCGTCACGGAAACGTTCATCGACGAGCTGGCGGCGCGGGCGCGGCGCGAGCCCTTGTCCTATCGGGTGCAGATGCTGGGGCAGAATATCCGCCTCGCCAACTGCCTGACGCGCGTGGCGGGCCTGGCCGAATGGGATGGCGGGCTCGACAATAGCGGGCAGGGCGTGGCCTGTGCCTCGTGGAACAATGCGCATATCGCGGTGATCGCCAGCGCCTCGCGCGCCAGCGACGGTCCCGATGGCAGCGCAGGGCGCGGCGGCTTCCGCGTCGAGCGCCTTTCGGCGGTGGTCGATGCCGGTCGCATCATCAATCACGACATAGCCTTGCAACAGATCGAGGGCGGCATGATATTCGGCCTGGCGATGGCGATGGGGTGCGCCACCGGCTGGACCGATGGTTATCCCGATGCCAGAGCGTTAAGAGACCTTTCCCTGCCGCTGCTCGCGGACATTCCGGAGATCCGTGTGGACCTTATCGAAAGCCAGGAGCCGCCTGCGGGGCTGGGCGAGATTGGCGTGCCTGCCGTTGCACCTGCGATCGCCAATGCGCTCGCGTCTGCCACCGGTCTTCGCCTGCGCCAGCTTCCCCTTCTGTCAGGTGGCCTGTGA